TGCACAACCAGTATGATGCTCACTCATTCCTGGTAATGCATTAACTTTCTTTATTTCTTCTAAAGGGATTCCTTTTGCTAATTTCCTATCTATAATGCTTTGTTGATAATCGTAGCTTCTAAACCCAGAAACAATAAAAAGCTCTATATTCTCTTGTTTAGCTGCTTGATACATCTCTCTCCAAGCTCTTTCAGCATTTTTATCAAGATAGAGATCTCTATTAAAAAAATCTTTACCAACTAGTACAAGGTTTTCTAATCTAGCCTCTTTATATAAAGCAAATTCTACCTTTACCATAAATTCTTCTCTAATTTTAGAACTTTTTCTAAATAGTTTTGGTGCTCAATATTATATTGTTTTTCAGATGAAAGGCATCTTAGATTTACCGCCTCTAGATCAATATCGACTTTAACCTCTGTATTATTCTTTGAATTTTGTAAAGATAGATAGGTCTGTCCTCCTGTCATTGCTAAATAAACATCTGCTAAAAGCTCTGAGTCAAGTAAAGCTCCATGAAATTTTCTATGATCATTTCTTATATGATATCTTTTACATAGAGCATCCAAATTATTTTTTTGTAATGGATGCTTTTTTTTAGCAATATCTAAACTATCTGTTATCTTAGCTACATGACTTTCTAAAATTCCCCACTTATTATTCTTTAATAAGCCAAGCTCCCAATTTATAAAAGGAACATCAAATGCAGCATTATGTATTATAACTTCTGAGCCCTTAAGAAATTCCATCATCTCATCTACTTTCTCACCAAAAGATGGCTTATCAGATAAAAATTCATTAGTTAATCCATGAACAGCTAAGGCTCCTGCTTCAACCTCATAATTAGGGTTACAATAAAAATGTAAGGTTCTACCAGTAAGGCGCCTATCTATAACCTCTACAGCTCCAAATTCAATAATCCTATTTCCAATTTTGAAATCAAAGCCTGTAGTTTCTGTATCTATAAAAACTTGTCTTGCCATTAAAATTTAGAATATAACTCTATGTTATAAATTATAGCAACTAGTATTAAAGCTTAAAAGAAGTATCTAACTTAGGTATGGTCTAGATATATACTGTAAAGTTTATATTTAAATAGTTTTGTGATTCTTTTATGTTTGGACTTCTAGTTGTTAAATTTGCATAATCAAGCCCTAACCATGATCCTTGAAATAAAATATATCTAACCCCAGCACCATAGTTGTAAGCATAGTTATGAGTGTCTTGAAAAACATGCGAATAGTCTATAAATGGAATTAAGCTTCTTCCAAACACTTCTGCTGTATAACTTAAATTCAGCGCCCAGGTAGCAACAGGCCCACCACCACTCATATAATTATCTAAAAGAACGCCTATCCCTGGCTTTATTGATCCAAAAAATGGAGCACCGGCAACATTCTTTGGTGATAATGCTGATGAGTCATTTAATCCTACAACTCCACTATCTGTAATCAAAGCTTCTGTTTCAAAGTTTATTTTTGAATAGCTAAGACCATAATTAATATCAAAAGCTCCAACATTACTATTACCTTTTCCTTTAAATCCAGTAGCATTTGTATAGGCAGCTCCAAAAAATTGATAATCCCCAACAGTTTCCATTTCATATACATACTTAGAGTTTAAACTAAATCCAACACCACTGTTTGTCCCTGCATTTGTCGTTCCTAAATAAGGGAGGCTACTATTAGTACTTAATATAACTCCATTTAAATGTAGTGAATCTGTGTGGTAAGAAATATTTACATTACCCCCAGATTGCATAAAGTATTGTCTAGTCACTGTAGGGACATAGTTTGATACAATATCAAAGTTCCCAAACATGATTGTTGATATCGCAGCATAACCAAAATACGGAGACTCTGACAAATTACCCAATATAAGATATACCGTGTTTGGGTCAAAATTTAGATTATGCTCATCACTAGAATATAATGAAAATCCTAATAGCCCAGTAAACCATGGAGATATCGTTGAAGCTACATAAGCATTCATGAAATAACTAAAACTTTTTGCTGTAGCTCCAGGAGGAACTGGACTCACATCCATCCAGCCAAGAGCAGCTAATTTTCCACCAAAATATATATAGTCATCTTCTAAGATACCTTGCTGCCTTGCCTCCAACATGAATAAAGGATCTCCTGTATCTTGTTGAGTATTTAGCATAGCGTGAGATAGTGTCTCATTTAATTTAAAGCCATTAAAATATTTAAATTTTAAAGAATCTATATCTAACGCTTCATTGACTTTTCTCTGAAAAGCTGTTGTTTGAAGAGCTTTTCTCTCGGTATCAGTAAGAGATTGACCTTCCTGCATTTCCAAACTATCTACTGCTGTTGAAGCATCTTTAGCAGCTGTTTGTATTGTTTCTTTACTAACACCTTTTGCACTACTATCTGCTATCGATGTGTCACTAGAGGCTATTTGCTCTATTTTTTTAGAGGTATTTCCTGTTTGATTATCTACCTCTACTATTGTTTTATTAGAAGTCAGTTGATTAGATTTTTCAGAAATATTTTTTGTATCATTATTTACAGTTGTTGATGAATTATCCTCTTTTACTTTTGTAGAGTTATCTTTTTCACTATTATCAGAATTATTTGCTATTCTGATAAACAATCTTCTTTGAGCATTTGAGTTTAACCTTGCTACTTTATATTCTAATGATCCTTTGGGATAAGTATTATTTACTACTACGCCATCTACAGCATTAATTTCATATGCATTTAGAATTTTAAAACTAAATAATGTAAATAGTAATACAGATAGTATATTTTTAATCATCAGAAATATTTATATCTGTTTTCTTATTTTGATCTTTTGCTTCAACATATTTTACTATATTAACAACTTGTTGATTTGTCAGTGACTCTCCCTCTTGCATTTCGACATCATCTACTGCATTAACTGCATTTTTATCTGTGACTGTAATTTCTTTTCCATTTTCATCAATTTCATAAGCAACTACTAAGCTAATCAAAAAAAATAAAAATAAAAAAGCTCTAAACTGCATTTATTTATAAATCCTTATTTATATAAATATTCTAAAATAGATAGATAATAAGTTATCTTTTTGTACGACATCATTAGCCCTCGCTGTTACATAAGCATAACCAAAACCTAACCATGCGTCTGCAAAAGCGTTATATCTAAAACCTGTGTCAACAGTTGCTCCATAATTTTTAGTATTTTGTTGAATTTGAGAGTAACTGATATATGGAATTAAACTCTTATCATAGAAATCTATTGTATAATCCAATTGCGAACTCCATGAATAAATTCTGCTTCCCCCTGTTAAAAAGCTACTTTGACTAAGTGCTGGAAATATTGAGGAGGTAAAACCCTCTCTCAATTGAAATGATGACGAATTATCTGTAATCTGAGAAACTCCACTATCAGTAAAGACAAATTCATTAATAAAGTTAAATCTATCAACGTTTATTCCAAAGTTAAAATCTACAACTCCTACATTACCATTATTCTGTGTAGCAAAGCCTGAAACGTTTGAGTAGGCAGCTCCTGCATACCAATAATCTCCAACTTGCTCCATATCATGAGTATACTTTAGATTTACAGAATAGCCCAGTTTTGCTGAACCTTCATAAGCATTTGCAACACTTAATAACCCACTATTAGTTGGCCCAAGAAAAACAAAGTTTGCCTGTAATCCATCTCTGTTATATGATAAATTTACATTCCCACCTGACTGCATAAAATACAATCTTGTAAAAGTTTGCATAAAGTTTGATGAAATATCAAAATTACCAAAATTGACAGTTGAAAGAGCCGCATAGGTATAAAAAGGAGATTCTTTTAAATTACCTAAAATAAAATATACTCCTCCTGGAGCAACAGTCCAACTACCATTAGTAGTATATGTTGATAACGAAGCAAAAACAGATGTCCAATCTCCTAGAGTACTTAACAAGTAGTACTCCATAAGATAGTTATTTATTGAATTGAAATCTTGTTCGTTATTTCCTTTTTGAATGCCCCATGTTGGCAAAAAAGCAGCATCTCCACCTAGATATAATGTATCATCTTTTAACAGGCCATTTTGCCTAGATAATAATATAAACAACGGATCCCCAGTTTCTTGTTGAGTGTTCATCATGGCTTGAGATAACACAACATTATTATCAATTCCTCCAGAAAAAAAAGGAACTTGTACTTTGTTAATATTTAGAGTATTTAAAATTGTTTGTCCTATATCAAATGTACTTCCAGGAACTAATGCCTCTCCTTCATACATTTCTACAGTATCTAAAGCAGAAATATTTTCTTTTTCATTTTGTGAATCTTTTTTATCATCCTTTAATAAAACTGCTTCTGTATTGATATCATCTACTTCTGTAGTTTTATTAGATTTAGTTTCCGCATAAACAATCCCTCCAAAAAAGATAAATAAAGTTAATAACTTTAGGAAGAATCTCATTTATACAGCTTTAAAAAATTAAATCACATATATGATATAGATACTTGATCAATTTCTCAATTTTTAGAATAGATAAATAAACTAGAATAGAATTTATTTTATTAGATTTATACAATTATAAATCTTTAGAATGGTCTGCTAGATATTCAGCAACGCCTTTAGGAGATGCTTTCATTCCTTCATCACCTTTATTCCAACCAGCAGGACATACTTCACCATACTGCTCATGAAATTGTAATGCTTCTACCATTCTTATAACTTCATCCATGTTTCTCCCTAAAGGTAGATCATTAACTACTTGATGGCGAACAACACCTTCTTTATCAATCAAGAAGGTTCCTCTATAAGCCATACCGCCTTCAGCTTGAACATCATAATCTTTTACTATAGTTTGTGCAATATCAGCTACCATTGTATATTTAACTGGTCCAATTCCACCATCATTAACTGGAGTATTTCTCCAAGCATTATGTGTAAAATGAGAATCAATAGATACAGAAATAACCTCTACTCCAAGCTCTTTTAATTTAGCAGTTCTTTTATCTAATGCTATAAGCTCAGAAGGACATACAAAAGTAAAATCTAGAGGATAAAATACAATTACTGCATATTTACCTTTAGTTTCTGCTGCAAAATCATAGTTATCAACTATTTCTCCATTACCCAAAACTGCTGGAGCATTAAAAATAGGTGCTTTTTTACCAACTAATACCATAACAAACCTCCTGTTAATTAATATGTTTTGTCTATTTTTATTTATACCAAATTAGTATATTTAAATTGTGCTAATAAATCTTTAGTATGTCAACATTATATAAACTATTTAAACATAAACAGCCATATCTAATGTAATCGTATTTGTAGATTGTCCATTATATAGTTTCTGGTAAGAGTATTCTGGACCAAATAGTACATTATTATCAAAATATGCCCTCTGAGCTGAGAAAATTAATTGATTTGACATACCTATACCATTAGTTACATTATCTCCAATAACTGGTGATGAAAGCTTCATTGGAATATTATTAGCATTATATGTTTGTCCATAACTTACGTTAAAGTTAGTATTTCTACCAGCTAACTTCTGAGCATAGTTAGCCTGGATAGTCCAAGCACCTGCATAAGTATTACTTATGCCATTATATTGAGAACTAGTATTAGTTGTCTGAGCCCAACCAGCACCAACCTGGAATAACCCTGGAAGGATATTTGATAATGCTAAGTTAATATCTGAGTTTACAACACCTACTCTAGCAGTATCTGTTATATTATCAAAATTACGTGTACCAGCTCCCCTGCCATTAAAAATGTATCCAGCATTAAAACCTAAAGCCAAGTATTCATTAACTGGAGCAGCATAAAAATATGCTAATGAAAAATCTGCATCAGTAGAACTTGTATTTGTATTTTCTGCACCAAAAACCGCAATATTAAAGTTATGTCTTTCATTTTTATAATTTAATGAAACGTTTGTTACGTTACCTGGAGAGAATAAGTTTTTCGTAATACCCGCTGTTAATGGACCACCACCACCAAACGATCCGACAGAAAGTTTATTTCTACCTGCCGTTACAAACCATGGGGAAGTATCTAAGTTACCAAATATAACAAAAGCATTACCAACATTGAAATTATCCGCACCATCGGCATCGAAGTCAAACTGAGCTGTAACATAATGTCCTAAATTTGATAGGAAAAATAATTTAGCTGAATTTAAATAAATATTTTGCCCATTAGCACTACGATTATTTTTTCTTGTTGGTATTTGAGATCCAAACCATACTTGAGCATCGGCCTCAATAAATCCACCAAAGAAAACAGAATAATCATCAAATTTTCCTCTTTGCCCTAATAATGTTGAAGCAAAAAGGTTTGAGCTAATTTGTCCTATTGGAATAGAGTTGTTACCAGAGAATGAACCTAAATAAGAAACCTGACCTTGAGTTGTGATAGGCGCAGCTTCTGAAACATCAATCCCGCCTTTACTATTTATAATACTGCTAGAAATAGTATATTGAAAAAAGTCTTCATTAGCAGCATCATCAATAACACTACCATCTGGAGCACCTTTTAATATTTTATCTATTCCTATATCCTCTTCAGGACCAACTTTAGAACTATAAGTTACAAAACCTTCTGTATTGCTAGTCGCTGGAGGTATCCCAAAATTAGCTCTCGGATCTGTTTCTTTATAACTATTAATTTCACCTTGTAACTCTTGGATTTGCTTTTGCAACTCCAAAAGTACTTTTGTATCAGCATCAGTTAAGTTATCTGTACTTTTTTGATTTCCTTCATTAGCATAAACACTGCTAATTAAAAAAAATCCTAAAAAAAATAACTTAACTTTAGATAGCTTCATTATAAATTTCTCTTCTATTTAATAAGGCCTGACTTAGGATTTAAGATAAGTTTAGAATTTTTATCTTTCTTATCAAAATCAAACATATTCAATATATTATTTGAATATTTATCATTACTATATTCACCAACCGAATCCAAATTCCAGTTATATTCAATAAATTTAAGAACTGATGTTTGATTTAATTGTGTATGATCAACATAATTAACTTTTGAATATGGTGATATAACTAACATCGGTAATCTTGGACCATAGCCTTTTCTACCAGGTATATCACTAAATTGTGACTTAGGACTATAAACATGATCATAATCACCATCTGAATCATCGTAAATAATCACTATCGCTGTGCTATCCCATTCTTTTGACTTTTGAATCTTATTTATAGTTTTAACTAACCATTCTTGTTCATCTAAAGGATTAGAATAACCTCCGTGACCGTCTTGATATCCTGGTGGTTTTAAATATGATACTGCAGGCATATTACCATCTTTAACAGCTTTCCAAAATGCCTTAACATCATACTGGTGATTAGCCTGATCACTACTTCCTATATAACTATCTTCTGATGGAGCTAGATGATGTGGATTAGATGTATCTTTCCAATAGTTAAATGGCTCATGATGAGGGATATAATCTCTAGATTTAACACCATATCTATTCTTACTCATAGAGTTACATATAGCTATCTCTCCATCATAATCAGTTGGAGCAAAACCACCTTGGAACCATCCCCAAGTTATTCCAACATCATTTAATAGGTGCCCAACATTCTTACCATCAGTAATTTGTGCCACTGCAGTAGATGCACTACCAGATTTACTAGAACCATAAGAACAATCATCATAATATGGATTTGGATCATCTATAATATAACCATTCTCTAAATCTTCGCCATTATCTGTCGGAGTGCTAGCCGGCCCATTAGCACCAGCTACTAAATTTAATGCTCCTGGAGTAGATGGGCCAAAAGTTGTACCATAAGTATTATCATTTAGCGCAAAGTTTTGAGCATAGTTCCATAAAGCTGTAACAGTATTACCATCATAGTAACCCATAACCTGCCCTTCACAGCTTTGCTTATAATCATCACTATCATGCCCACTATTCTCTACGAATAAATTCATTAGCCCACCATTAAAGGAGGCTATTTCAGCATAGTACTCATGATTTTGTGAACATGGTTGAAAGTCCCTATCTAGCCTATAAGGATTTTTAGAATTAGGATTTTTCTTTAATAACTGCTCAGTTAATCCATTAACTGCTGGAGTATCTTTTTTTGCAACAAATGGAGGTTCTCCATCTGGATTTAACGCATTTGGATATACTCCAAAATATCTGTCAAATGAATTGTTTTCTTGAAAAATAATTACCAAATGTTTTATTGGTGTTTTTGTTTGCAGGCTACTAGCATTATTAAATAGTTTCTTTTCTATTACAGGTAAATCACCATAATCATTCGGCTTTTGATTATTTATTTCAACTGCAAAAGCATTACCTACCAAGCTCAAACTTAATAATGATAATGTTATTTTATTTAATTTCATCAATTCTCCTCTTCACAAAATGAAAAGCTAAATAATATAAAATTGGCTAGGCATAATTATAGCTTTCAACAGAATAACATATTTTTAGCTGTTTATACTAAAAATTAAATACTTAGATAACAAAAATGTAGATTTAAATATTAGGATTATAACAATATAATTTTAGTATCAATCTTATTATATAACTGAGATTTACTAATGCTCCTAATTAATAAAAATACTAAACTTTTAATATTTGATTGTGATGGAACTATTGCAAATAATATGCCCATTCACATAAATGCTTGGGAAACTGTTTTAATTAATCATAATTTACATATAACTACTGAAAACTTAGATAACTTTCATGGAATGCCTAGTAGATATATATTAAAACATTTATATAAACACCTTAATGATTTAGAAATTAATCATATCGCTAATGAAATAGCTTCTTATACTAATAAAAATATCGACAAAGGAATAGCTATAAAACCTGCTATTGAGATTATAAATAAATATTATAATCATAAGAAGATGGTTGTTTTGTCTGGTGGTACAAAGAAAAATGTCTTCAAGACACTTGATGCTCTTGGGATAACCAACCTATTTAATGAAATAATTACTGCGGATGATGATCACCCTTCTAAAAATACTACAGAAGCATTCACTTTAATTGCTGATAAATATGATATTCCTTATCATGAGTGTCATGTATTTGAAGATGGGGTTCCTGGCTTAATTCATGCATTAAAAGCTGGAATGACTGTTACAGATATGAGAACAATCGATTTATAAAGACTTATTTTTTATAGTTAAATAAGTTGCAACACTTATTGCAAACATATAAGGGATAACAAATGAATCAACTATTGTTATAAAAATATTTTGTAAACTAACTCCTAATGAATTGCTTGTAAACTCCATATTC
This region of Francisella frigiditurris genomic DNA includes:
- a CDS encoding M15 family metallopeptidase, whose product is MVKVEFALYKEARLENLVLVGKDFFNRDLYLDKNAERAWREMYQAAKQENIELFIVSGFRSYDYQQSIIDRKLAKGIPLEEIKKVNALPGMSEHHTGCAIDFTTLNEEEVLTEKFEETEAFRWLTKNAHKYGFKMSFPRNNEYGFIYEPWHWCYNY
- the dnaQ gene encoding DNA polymerase III subunit epsilon, with amino-acid sequence MARQVFIDTETTGFDFKIGNRIIEFGAVEVIDRRLTGRTLHFYCNPNYEVEAGALAVHGLTNEFLSDKPSFGEKVDEMMEFLKGSEVIIHNAAFDVPFINWELGLLKNNKWGILESHVAKITDSLDIAKKKHPLQKNNLDALCKRYHIRNDHRKFHGALLDSELLADVYLAMTGGQTYLSLQNSKNNTEVKVDIDLEAVNLRCLSSEKQYNIEHQNYLEKVLKLEKNLW
- a CDS encoding peroxiredoxin; translation: MVLVGKKAPIFNAPAVLGNGEIVDNYDFAAETKGKYAVIVFYPLDFTFVCPSELIALDKRTAKLKELGVEVISVSIDSHFTHNAWRNTPVNDGGIGPVKYTMVADIAQTIVKDYDVQAEGGMAYRGTFLIDKEGVVRHQVVNDLPLGRNMDEVIRMVEALQFHEQYGEVCPAGWNKGDEGMKASPKGVAEYLADHSKDL
- a CDS encoding DUF3573 domain-containing protein — protein: MKLSKVKLFFLGFFLISSVYANEGNQKSTDNLTDADTKVLLELQKQIQELQGEINSYKETDPRANFGIPPATSNTEGFVTYSSKVGPEEDIGIDKILKGAPDGSVIDDAANEDFFQYTISSSIINSKGGIDVSEAAPITTQGQVSYLGSFSGNNSIPIGQISSNLFASTLLGQRGKFDDYSVFFGGFIEADAQVWFGSQIPTRKNNRSANGQNIYLNSAKLFFLSNLGHYVTAQFDFDADGADNFNVGNAFVIFGNLDTSPWFVTAGRNKLSVGSFGGGGPLTAGITKNLFSPGNVTNVSLNYKNERHNFNIAVFGAENTNTSSTDADFSLAYFYAAPVNEYLALGFNAGYIFNGRGAGTRNFDNITDTARVGVVNSDINLALSNILPGLFQVGAGWAQTTNTSSQYNGISNTYAGAWTIQANYAQKLAGRNTNFNVSYGQTYNANNIPMKLSSPVIGDNVTNGIGMSNQLIFSAQRAYFDNNVLFGPEYSYQKLYNGQSTNTITLDMAVYV
- a CDS encoding alkaline phosphatase family protein, which encodes MKLNKITLSLLSLSLVGNAFAVEINNQKPNDYGDLPVIEKKLFNNASSLQTKTPIKHLVIIFQENNSFDRYFGVYPNALNPDGEPPFVAKKDTPAVNGLTEQLLKKNPNSKNPYRLDRDFQPCSQNHEYYAEIASFNGGLMNLFVENSGHDSDDYKQSCEGQVMGYYDGNTVTALWNYAQNFALNDNTYGTTFGPSTPGALNLVAGANGPASTPTDNGEDLENGYIIDDPNPYYDDCSYGSSKSGSASTAVAQITDGKNVGHLLNDVGITWGWFQGGFAPTDYDGEIAICNSMSKNRYGVKSRDYIPHHEPFNYWKDTSNPHHLAPSEDSYIGSSDQANHQYDVKAFWKAVKDGNMPAVSYLKPPGYQDGHGGYSNPLDEQEWLVKTINKIQKSKEWDSTAIVIIYDDSDGDYDHVYSPKSQFSDIPGRKGYGPRLPMLVISPYSKVNYVDHTQLNQTSVLKFIEYNWNLDSVGEYSNDKYSNNILNMFDFDKKDKNSKLILNPKSGLIK
- a CDS encoding HAD family hydrolase gives rise to the protein MLLINKNTKLLIFDCDGTIANNMPIHINAWETVLINHNLHITTENLDNFHGMPSRYILKHLYKHLNDLEINHIANEIASYTNKNIDKGIAIKPAIEIINKYYNHKKMVVLSGGTKKNVFKTLDALGITNLFNEIITADDDHPSKNTTEAFTLIADKYDIPYHECHVFEDGVPGLIHALKAGMTVTDMRTIDL